A region from the Triplophysa rosa linkage group LG4, Trosa_1v2, whole genome shotgun sequence genome encodes:
- the hgsnat gene encoding heparan-alpha-glucosaminide N-acetyltransferase isoform X1, which yields MQKRNTLDLKKEDRKEEAGKSDVMASEGECRWTVSAVIVLLLAVSAAHVTNKPASSRPHRKTSVLKMDEAALSVSNEIKDEIILYVLSDHCYQCLPQQLGSVPAGQGPGTPTTVGFVVGTQHALTLHLNSKSANQELCKVDFHFGEQGNYSLWVKNLIEPSRVSCNIVTDSEPVNSYLPILFAFLVFAGLAALYTIWSTVRRLDFVRNLLLRLGSTVETERLINSELGIPNRLGVTASTESIIPATAERRLRSLDTFRGLALVIMVFVNYGGGRYWFFRHESWNGLTVADLVFPWFVFIMGTSVGLSLSGSLRRGVKRTHLLGKIFWRGLQLFLIGVIIINPNYCQGPLSWDSLRIPGVLQRLSFTYLVVAGLDVVVAQDQLTNLSSETRWYSLHDVFLYWPAWLCVIALEIVWLCLTFLLPVPGCPTGYLGPGGIGDFNQYPSCTGGAAGYIDRWLLGENHIYQTPSSRVVYQTSVPFDPEGVLGSINSILMAFLGLQAGKILLHYRDQHRQIITRFLIWGFMLGILSAILTKCSSNKGFIPVNKNLWSFSYVTTLSCFAFVVLKIFYYMIDVKKWWSGAPFFYPGMNSILVYVGHEVFEEYFPFRWKMSNNQSHAEHLTQNLLATSIWVFIAYLLYRKKIFWKI from the exons ATGCAAAAAAGGAACACTTTAGATCTAAAGAAAGAAGATCGAAAGGAGGAGGCAGGAAAATCTGATGTTATGGCATCTGAAGGGGAATGTAGATGGACAGTTTCTGCTGTGATTGTGCTTCTGCTAGCTGTAAGCGCAGCTCACGTGACAAATAAACCAGCTT catcTCGTCCTCATCGCAAGACCTCTGTGCTGAAAATGGATGAGGCGGCGCTGTCGGTTTCAAATGAAATCAAGGATGAGATTATTCTCTATGTACTTTCTGATCACTGTTACCAG TGTTTGCCCCAGCAGTTGGGATCAGTACCTGCAGGCCAGGGTCCTGGGACCCCGACTACTGTGGGGTTTGTTGTAGGCACCCAACACGCTCTGACATTGCATCTTAACAGCAAATCTGCCAACCAGGAGCTATGCAA GGTTGACTTTCACTTTGGGGAGCAGGGGAACTATTCTCTATGGGTGAAGAACCTGATTGAACCATCGCGGGTCAGCTGTAATATAGTTACCGATTCAGAGCCTGTGAACAGCTACCTGC ccattttgtttgcttttctgGTTTTTGCTGGATTGGCTGCATTATATACTATTTGGAGCACAGTTAGAAG GCTGGATTTTGTACGCAATTTACTTCTTCGCTTGGGAAGCACAGTGGAGACAGAGAGACTGATAAACTCA GAACTTGGCATTCCTAACAGATTAGGAGTCACCGCCTCCACGGAGTCGATAATTCCAGCGACCGCAGAACGGAGGCTTCGCTCTTTGGACACCTTTCGTGG CCTGGCTTTGGTCATTATGGTGTTTGTGAACTACGGCGGTGGACGTTACTGGTTCTTTAGACATGAGAGTTGGAACG GTCTAACAGTGGCTGATCTTGTGTTTCCTTG GTTTGTGTTCATTATGGGAACGTCTGTCGGCTTGTCCTTGAGCGGATCGTTGCGCAGGGGCGTCAAGCGAACTCATCTGCTGGGGAAGATATTCTGGAGGGGCCTACAGCTCTTTCTCATTGGAGTGATCATCATCAATCCCAACTACTGCCAAGGACCCT TGTCTTGGGATTCCCTGCGCATTCCTGGTGTATTACAGCGCCTCAGCTTCACATACCTTGTTGTTGCTGGATTGGATGTTGTGGTGGCTCAGGACCAGCTTACCAACCTGTCAAGT GAAACACGCTGGTACTCTCTGCATGATGTTTTTCTCTACTGGCCGGCATGGCTTTGTGTAATTGCCTTGGAGATAGTGTGGTTGTGTTTGACCTTCCTTCTTCCAGTACCAGGCTGCCCAAC TGGTTATTTGGGTCCAGGGGGGATTGGCGACTTCAACCAGTATCCAAGTTGTACTGGGGGAGCCGCAGGTTACATTGATCGCTGGCTGCTGGGAGAGAACCATATTTACCAGACGCCGTCATCACGG GTTGTGTACCAGACTTCGGTGCCCTTTGACCCAGAAGGAGTTTTGGGGAGCATCAACTCTATATTGATGGCTTTTTTGGGTCTTCAG gcaggGAAAATTCTTCTGCATTACAGGGATCAACACAGACAAATAATCACAAGATTTCTGATATGGGGATTCATGCTG GGGATCTTATCGGCTATACTGACAAAGTGCTCCAGCAACAAAGGCTTTATCCCTGTCAATAAAAACTTATG GTCTTTCTCCTACGTGACAACTCTTAGCTGTTTCGCTTTTGTAGTTCTCAAGATATTTTACTACATGATTGATGTCAAGAAGTGGTGGTCAGGAGCACCATTCTTTTACCCTG GTATGAATTCCATCTTGGTGTACGTGGGTCATGAGGTGTTTGAAGAGTACTTCCCCTTTCGCTGGAAGATGTCCAACAACCAGTCACATGCAGAGCATCTGACACAGAACCTCCTGGCCACCTCCATATGGGTGTTCATAGCCTACCTGCTCTACAGGAAGAAGATCTTCTGGAAGATTTAA
- the hgsnat gene encoding heparan-alpha-glucosaminide N-acetyltransferase isoform X2: protein MDEAALSVSNEIKDEIILYVLSDHCYQCLPQQLGSVPAGQGPGTPTTVGFVVGTQHALTLHLNSKSANQELCKVDFHFGEQGNYSLWVKNLIEPSRVSCNIVTDSEPVNSYLPILFAFLVFAGLAALYTIWSTVRRLDFVRNLLLRLGSTVETERLINSELGIPNRLGVTASTESIIPATAERRLRSLDTFRGLALVIMVFVNYGGGRYWFFRHESWNGLTVADLVFPWFVFIMGTSVGLSLSGSLRRGVKRTHLLGKIFWRGLQLFLIGVIIINPNYCQGPLSWDSLRIPGVLQRLSFTYLVVAGLDVVVAQDQLTNLSSETRWYSLHDVFLYWPAWLCVIALEIVWLCLTFLLPVPGCPTGYLGPGGIGDFNQYPSCTGGAAGYIDRWLLGENHIYQTPSSRVVYQTSVPFDPEGVLGSINSILMAFLGLQAGKILLHYRDQHRQIITRFLIWGFMLGILSAILTKCSSNKGFIPVNKNLWSFSYVTTLSCFAFVVLKIFYYMIDVKKWWSGAPFFYPGMNSILVYVGHEVFEEYFPFRWKMSNNQSHAEHLTQNLLATSIWVFIAYLLYRKKIFWKI, encoded by the exons ATGGATGAGGCGGCGCTGTCGGTTTCAAATGAAATCAAGGATGAGATTATTCTCTATGTACTTTCTGATCACTGTTACCAG TGTTTGCCCCAGCAGTTGGGATCAGTACCTGCAGGCCAGGGTCCTGGGACCCCGACTACTGTGGGGTTTGTTGTAGGCACCCAACACGCTCTGACATTGCATCTTAACAGCAAATCTGCCAACCAGGAGCTATGCAA GGTTGACTTTCACTTTGGGGAGCAGGGGAACTATTCTCTATGGGTGAAGAACCTGATTGAACCATCGCGGGTCAGCTGTAATATAGTTACCGATTCAGAGCCTGTGAACAGCTACCTGC ccattttgtttgcttttctgGTTTTTGCTGGATTGGCTGCATTATATACTATTTGGAGCACAGTTAGAAG GCTGGATTTTGTACGCAATTTACTTCTTCGCTTGGGAAGCACAGTGGAGACAGAGAGACTGATAAACTCA GAACTTGGCATTCCTAACAGATTAGGAGTCACCGCCTCCACGGAGTCGATAATTCCAGCGACCGCAGAACGGAGGCTTCGCTCTTTGGACACCTTTCGTGG CCTGGCTTTGGTCATTATGGTGTTTGTGAACTACGGCGGTGGACGTTACTGGTTCTTTAGACATGAGAGTTGGAACG GTCTAACAGTGGCTGATCTTGTGTTTCCTTG GTTTGTGTTCATTATGGGAACGTCTGTCGGCTTGTCCTTGAGCGGATCGTTGCGCAGGGGCGTCAAGCGAACTCATCTGCTGGGGAAGATATTCTGGAGGGGCCTACAGCTCTTTCTCATTGGAGTGATCATCATCAATCCCAACTACTGCCAAGGACCCT TGTCTTGGGATTCCCTGCGCATTCCTGGTGTATTACAGCGCCTCAGCTTCACATACCTTGTTGTTGCTGGATTGGATGTTGTGGTGGCTCAGGACCAGCTTACCAACCTGTCAAGT GAAACACGCTGGTACTCTCTGCATGATGTTTTTCTCTACTGGCCGGCATGGCTTTGTGTAATTGCCTTGGAGATAGTGTGGTTGTGTTTGACCTTCCTTCTTCCAGTACCAGGCTGCCCAAC TGGTTATTTGGGTCCAGGGGGGATTGGCGACTTCAACCAGTATCCAAGTTGTACTGGGGGAGCCGCAGGTTACATTGATCGCTGGCTGCTGGGAGAGAACCATATTTACCAGACGCCGTCATCACGG GTTGTGTACCAGACTTCGGTGCCCTTTGACCCAGAAGGAGTTTTGGGGAGCATCAACTCTATATTGATGGCTTTTTTGGGTCTTCAG gcaggGAAAATTCTTCTGCATTACAGGGATCAACACAGACAAATAATCACAAGATTTCTGATATGGGGATTCATGCTG GGGATCTTATCGGCTATACTGACAAAGTGCTCCAGCAACAAAGGCTTTATCCCTGTCAATAAAAACTTATG GTCTTTCTCCTACGTGACAACTCTTAGCTGTTTCGCTTTTGTAGTTCTCAAGATATTTTACTACATGATTGATGTCAAGAAGTGGTGGTCAGGAGCACCATTCTTTTACCCTG GTATGAATTCCATCTTGGTGTACGTGGGTCATGAGGTGTTTGAAGAGTACTTCCCCTTTCGCTGGAAGATGTCCAACAACCAGTCACATGCAGAGCATCTGACACAGAACCTCCTGGCCACCTCCATATGGGTGTTCATAGCCTACCTGCTCTACAGGAAGAAGATCTTCTGGAAGATTTAA